A single Lolium perenne isolate Kyuss_39 chromosome 6, Kyuss_2.0, whole genome shotgun sequence DNA region contains:
- the LOC127309814 gene encoding BTB/POZ and MATH domain-containing protein 1-like encodes MAAAWPPSSQTGTKSTCTMDKVDGFHRFEVRNYSLIKGISAANWVRSGTFPVGGYDWSVVFYPSGCLYAPRAGNMSLYLELMTSGATARAAFVARFVNPATGRSRRIRHSGIGQYNTAHAREGISPMTTAALEATYVDRDSDRLVIEVTLTVMGEPRTSAATRLGVPAPPSSDLPAHLGRLLESGELADVTFQVRGERFAAHRMVLAMRSPVFKAELFGPMSESGCITIQDVDPAVFKLLLHVIYTDAFPAAAMHDLDEDSSRELARHLLAAADRYGMDRLKAQCANILSTSLNAHTVASTLALADLHGCHQLKDACVEFIITLGMDNGSVLTSREDHPHDQQLGCFTFLGCFCKAVASILRIH; translated from the coding sequence ATGGCTGCCGCCTGGCCGCCGTCTAGCCAAACGGGGACAAAGTCGACGTGCACCATGGACAAGGTGGACGGCTTCCACCGGTTCGAGGTCCGCAACTACAGCCTGATCAAAGGCATCTCCGCCGCCAACTGGGTAAGGTCCGGCACCTTCCCCGTCGGCGGCTACGACTGGTCCGTCGTCTTCTACCCCTCGGGATGCCTCTACGCGCCCAGAGCAGGCAACATGTCGCTCTACCTCGAGCTGATGACCAGCGGCGCCACGGCGAGGGCGGCCTTCGTCGCGCGGTTCGTGAACCCGGCCACGGGGCGGTCGCGGAGGATCCGACACAGCGGGATCGGGCAATACAACACGGCGCATGCCAGGGAAGGAATCAGCCCCATGACGACGGCCGCGCTTGAGGCCACCTACGTCGACCGAGACAGCGACCGCCTCGTCATCGAGGTCACCCTCACCGTCATGGGCGAGCCCCGCACGTCCGCGGCGACACGGCTGGGCGTCCCGGCGCCGCCGTCGTCGGACCTACCGGCGCACCTGGGGCGCCTGCTGGAGTCCGGGGAGCTGGCGGACGTCACGTTCCAAGTGCGGGGGGAGAGGTTCGCCGCGCACAGGATGGTGCTCGCCATGAGGTCGCCGGTGTTCAAGGCGGAGCTCTTTGGGCCGATGAGCGAGAGCGGGTGCATCACGATCCAAGACGTGGATCCTGCCGTCTTCAAGCTCCTGCTCCACGTCATCTACACGGACGCCTTCCCTGCTGCTGCCATGCACGATCTCGACGAGGACTCCAGCCGAGAGCTCGCGCGGCATCTGCTCGCCGCAGCTGATCGGTACGGCATGGATAGGCTCAAGGCGCAGTGCGCCAACATCTTGTCGACCAGCCTCAACGCGCATACTGTTGCTAGTACGTTGGCTTTAGCTGATCTGCACGGCTGCCACCAGCTTAAGGATGCTTGTGTTGAGTTCATCATCACATTAGGCATGGACAATGGCTCGGTGCTAACAAGCAGGGAGGATCACCCACACGACCAGCAGCTCGGTTGTTTCACTTTCCTCGGATGTTTCTGCAAGGCAGTCGCCAGCATCCTTAGAATCCACTAA